The proteins below are encoded in one region of Arthrobacter sp. CJ23:
- the sdhC gene encoding succinate dehydrogenase, cytochrome b556 subunit encodes MWSWVGHRITGVVIFFFLLVHVLDTSLVRVSPEAYTAVIGAYKNPLMALGETGLVAAIVFHAFNGLRVIAVDFWKKGAKYQRQMLWIVLALWLVTFAAFAIRHLSLALGGH; translated from the coding sequence ATGTGGTCCTGGGTTGGACACCGTATTACCGGTGTAGTGATCTTTTTCTTCTTGTTGGTCCATGTGCTGGACACCTCATTGGTGCGCGTGTCCCCTGAGGCCTACACCGCCGTTATCGGCGCATACAAGAACCCCCTGATGGCCCTTGGCGAAACCGGCCTGGTCGCCGCAATTGTGTTCCACGCCTTCAACGGCCTGCGCGTCATCGCCGTCGACTTCTGGAAGAAGGGTGCAAAGTACCAGCGCCAGATGCTGTGGATCGTACTGGCACTGTGGCTGGTCACCTTCGCCGCCTTCGCCATCCGCCACCTTTCCCTCGCTCTGGGAGGCCACTAA
- a CDS encoding mannose-1-phosphate guanylyltransferase: MSTDNASTPNSPLSRFHAVIPAGGVGTRLWPLSRAAAPKFLHDLTGSGSTLLRSTYDRLGPLAGNRILVVTGVAHRAAVCRQLPEVSDDELVLESEPKDSGAAIGLAAAILHRRDPDTIMGSFAADQVISPDELFQETVREAIYTAATGKIVTIGIKPTHASTGFGYIRSGVALNVEGAPNAHTVVEFVEKPSEEVAKKYVEAGDYVWNAGMFVAPVDLMLKHLEANQPVLFAGLQEIADAWDTPRRAEVTARVWPTLPKIAIDYAVAEPAAAAGDVAVVPGTFRWDDVGDFAAIGRLNNAGDVDEVTVLGEGARVFAENASGVVVSDTKRVIALIGIKDVVIVDTPDALLVTTKEHAQLVKGTVDALKASGDTDVL; encoded by the coding sequence GTGAGTACAGACAACGCGAGCACCCCGAATTCGCCACTGAGCCGCTTCCACGCGGTCATCCCTGCCGGCGGAGTCGGGACGCGGCTGTGGCCGCTCTCGCGTGCCGCCGCACCCAAATTCCTCCATGACCTGACGGGCTCGGGAAGCACCCTGCTGCGGTCCACCTACGATCGCCTGGGTCCGCTGGCCGGCAACCGCATCCTGGTGGTCACGGGCGTTGCCCACCGCGCCGCCGTCTGCCGGCAGCTCCCCGAGGTCTCCGACGACGAACTGGTCCTCGAGAGCGAGCCCAAGGACTCCGGCGCCGCGATCGGACTCGCAGCCGCCATCCTGCACCGCCGCGATCCGGACACGATCATGGGCTCCTTCGCCGCGGACCAGGTCATCAGCCCGGACGAGCTTTTCCAGGAAACCGTGCGCGAGGCGATCTATACCGCAGCCACGGGGAAGATCGTGACCATCGGCATCAAGCCGACCCACGCCTCCACGGGCTTCGGCTACATCCGCTCGGGTGTGGCCCTGAACGTAGAAGGCGCCCCGAACGCGCACACCGTGGTCGAGTTCGTGGAGAAGCCGAGTGAAGAGGTGGCCAAGAAGTACGTGGAGGCGGGGGACTACGTCTGGAATGCAGGCATGTTCGTGGCTCCCGTGGATCTCATGCTCAAGCACCTCGAAGCCAACCAGCCGGTGTTGTTCGCCGGCCTCCAGGAGATCGCCGATGCTTGGGACACGCCGCGACGCGCCGAAGTAACCGCGCGTGTTTGGCCCACCCTGCCCAAGATCGCCATCGACTACGCCGTGGCGGAGCCGGCAGCGGCGGCCGGGGACGTCGCCGTCGTGCCTGGCACTTTCCGTTGGGACGACGTCGGTGACTTTGCCGCCATCGGCCGCCTCAACAATGCCGGCGACGTGGACGAAGTAACGGTCCTCGGCGAAGGCGCCCGTGTGTTCGCCGAGAACGCGAGCGGCGTGGTGGTGTCGGACACGAAGCGCGTCATTGCCCTGATCGGCATCAAGGACGTGGTCATTGTTGATACCCCGGATGCCCTCCTGGTCACCACCAAGGAGCACGCCCAGCTGGTCAAGGGCACGGTTGACGCGCTCAAGGCCAGCGGCGACACGGACGTTCTCTAG